The genomic region TTTCGGGACAAGCACCAAGCTGCCTTTAAATCTTGATAGGCCCCATAAAAGCTTCGTGGAACAAGGGTATCAACACGGTCAATCGTCATTCTACGATCCCAACAGGGAACCACTCGATGCACTTTTGCTTCTCGGTACGCGAATGACGCGGTTTCGTGCGACGTAGTGATGACGTGGACGTCATGATTCGCTTTCGCCAATGCGACCGTGATTCTGCCCAGATAATTGGCAAGTCCTCCGTTAAAACGCGCTTCTGTAACAAATTCAGGGGTGACAAATGCCAACCGCATCGGAGATTTTTTCAACTTTGTTTCCGACAGCGTGCGATAAAGGTCGTGGCATCTTCGATACCACGCGTGCCTTCACAGATGACAATATCCTCTTCAAGGGGAGGATAGACACAACTGTCCTCCATCCAATTGACTCGAACTCCTTTAAGTCTTTGAATCAGTCGACCGAGCCGCACAAGAGGATTTGACCAAAGTGCAAAGTCGCAGCTTTGCAATCGAGAAAGCGCTTGCACCTGTCGCTTATAGGCTGGAGTATAATCCTGTCCAAAGATCTCTACGGAATCGAAGTATTTACACAGCATCTCGCGAAATTCCTCCTCCAAATACTCCTTGACGTGAAAGGGATTGCGCGGCGTAATGCCGTCCTTCAGTTTTGGGCGAAACCGCGTATTCGGCGTGCTACAGTAGAACCAACCGCCGACACTTAGTAAATCACGACATCGCGCCAACATCGACGTCGGGCTGTCGACGTGTTCGAAGATTTCATATGCCACGATGCCATCAAACGGTCCATATATTTGATCCAGCTGTTGTGCGTCGTCCTGCACGAAACTTGCCCTTGGATGGTGGAATTCGGATTGAGCTTGCGTTATCGCTTCCTGAGAATAATCCACGCCCACTACTTCCGAGGCGCCATGTTCAGCGAGATAACGGGTCCCGTAGCCGATGCCGCACCCCAGGTCTAGAACGCGACAACCTTGCAAATGCGTTGCGGCAAAAGTGTACCGGGTGATGTGCTCGGCCCAACTAGTTTGCCATTTCTTTGTGTTGGGAACCATCCGTTCGGTGTATCTTGCATCATATCGCTTTCGTTGTTGACCGGGATCGAATTTCGACACGTGGTTCATAATACGGAGCTTCCTATTCGCTGCGATGGACATGTGACTGTACAACGAGTTTGAAAGCGACTGAGTTAAACCTACAGGGAGAATTCACTTTGAATTCGTCCTGTCAAGGGAACAATCATTCGTGGCGAGCGGACGAAGTTGCGGTAGGATCGGATCAGATTGACGAGTCGATTGCTTAACGGGACATCATGGCTGTGATTGTCGCCATGTTGAGCAACGTAAACTGCTCCACGAAACGGTAGTGCTTCCAGCGGTGTGCCGGCTTCCGCCAGCTTTTCAGCAATTTTGGTGTGCCCCCACCGCAAAACGATACAGTTTTTCCGGCTGTCTTCTCGCAGGTCCTTGGGAAACCGAATCAATCGGCTGCTGACAATTGCATTGGTACCGCAATTGAAGTCGTTGCTCCAGCCAATCCAATGACTGCCGTATCGATAATGATAGCCGCGGCGGATGATCCAGCCATTACAGTTTGGATGTTTGAGTGTATGCTCAGCCAGACGATTGCTAACCAAATCGTCGGCATCCATGATCATGACAAAATCAGGTTGAAGCTCGCCGGCACGCATCATGCCAATATGAAGTTTGCGCCATTTGTCTTCCATCGTCGCGGCATACGTCGGACTCGGTGGCGGAAAGTCAACTGATATAATTTCAAGTCGGTCGTCGAATCGTTTGCCAAACGGAGGTTGTTCATGGCAAATTAGCAATACCTTGACGCTAGGTTCGGTCTGCTGTAAAGCAGATCGAATAGAAGATTCGCATAAACTCGCGACCCGCTCCCAATTACTGCTTAACAGACGCGACTTCAGCGCCATCAAAAAGCAAAGCATACCACTAAATGATTTGGTTGAAAGTGAGCTAACAAGAGACGAACGTTTAGTCCAACTTAAAGTCTGGCGTCATAACCGGGAGATGGAGATCTTGCTGATACGTGCTGGCGTTTCATTATCTACCAAGCGATTTGTCATCCGCTGCTTGAATCGCGCCCAAAAAGCTCGAGAAGAGACAGTTTCTTTCGTCGTTGGGCGCCGATCTGCCTCCGGCGCGGAAAAGGATTCCTCTCCTACTGACATCGAATTCCTTTTGTAGGCATTCTTCCACTATCTAGTTGCCTCTGTACTCTGTGGAGCTTTAATGACATGCAATAGGTCAAAGTTTTTTCCGTCGTATAGGACTTCTGTATGCATTTCGCTGAGCGCCAAAAGATCCTCGGAAAACGCTATGTGAGGTTTTTTGAGTAGCACGTATTCGACGTTGCGAACCTGGGCACGCGCGTCGTCAATCTCTTGCGAGCTGGCAATTCCTGGTGATAAGCACCAATAGTGATTCGGCCAAACCGAGATTCCAAATTGCTTCAGCAAGGTCACATCTCCCATCATGCAGGGAAACGCGATGGTTTGACCGTCAACGTACTTTTTAATCTCAGTTAGCTCTGCCTGCTCGGTCCGATCCACCACAAGCTGTGGATTGGTAAGATGAAAGTCGTCCGCAATACTTGTAAGCTTCCTTTCTACTGACTCCATCACAAATACCGCGTGGAGGACAAGATTTATCCCAATGAGCGCCATGATCACTATGCCAACACGTCCTAAACCGCTGCCGAATACTTTCCACGCAGCGATAAACCCGAGCCAAAAAAACGGTAGGTAACACGCCAAAGCGCTGTAACTGATCGTCAAAGTGAAAAAAACGACGGTAGCGATAAAAAAAAGAACCAAATGCAGATGAGAGGGCGAACCAAGTTTATCTTCTTGTGGATCAGCTCGAATCAATTGCACCACGCTAACGAGTAGCCCAGCCGCCAGCGTCAACAATACGATTAAATCAAGATGGGACGGATTCGTCAGGTATCCTTTCCAATTCTGATCAGCCGGGAAAAAGCGATCCCATCCAAGCTTCAAAAAACTCGCCTGCCTATTCGCATACAGGTGACTACCTGCAATGGGAAAAATGGTGAGCACATAGGATGTGGCGCCATGCAGGCCGATGTAAATCAATCCGACGACGCTCTCTAAAACAGCGGAAGGGGCGACAAACCGCAGCAGTTGAGCGATACGACTTGTCCAAGATGTATTTAATTGCAAAAATGCTCGCCACAACACAATACATATTAACGCGAATCCGATCAGAAATCCGATGGAAGGTCGGAATAAAGTAGCTAGCGTGCAACCCAACAAAGCTAAATCTAGTCGTGATGACATCAGGCACCGAATTGCAAGCAGCAGTCCAATCAACTCTCCCGGACGGGCAATCGTGCAATTGTACGGCAACCAACGAAACAGCCCGAGCGCGAATACTGCTTGAACGAGCTTGGACAGACGAAACTGCGCGGCAACCGAAACGATTAGCATTGTCGAAATCACGCGAAACAATAAGCACAAGTACAAAAAGCTTGACCAATGGTTTCCGAAGATTACTGCCCATGCCTGACATATCAAGACTGTCAGCGGTCCATAGGAGTACCCAAAGTCGACGTTCGGCTGACGATTCGAGTTTAACAGTTGGACTAAAACTAAGTGCCCGCCATGATCGTCATATGCCCAGCAGCTTAGGCACTGCAAGGCGATGACCTCATCGATCAAAATGGTCGCAATCGCCACCGCAGAAACTACATACAATACCCAATTCGCAGAGGCGGTGCGGGGCGAAGGCAACATTCCTGTGGGGCTATCGATGGTGATGGGCGTGCCAGACATCAGCGCTTATGCACCGTTTGATGTCGGAACCAAGAACAGCTTTTCGAGAATCTGATGTACATGCCACGGTCGCGATTCGACATTACTTCGCCAGTTCTTTCAAACAACACGCACGACGCTGGTTGATTCACGCTTTGGATGACCACGCAAATACCGACGAGCAGTTGCCAACAATTGTTCCGTCCTCATCGGGCCCAATGCCCGGACCAAAGCCTTGTACCAGGCACGTTCAACATAATCAGGATTGGAAGACAATCGCGTGGCACATTTAAATCCCTCACGAGCAATCTCAATCGCTCCATCGCGGTATGCAAAAATTGCCTGCTGAAACAAACTTCCAGCAAGCGCCGCACGCCGCTCTTTCATAAATTGATAGGGTGGTCCAGATTCGAGCTCCTTCAACAGCGAAATCATAAACCAACACAGATAGCCGGGCGTCTGAGGCTGCAAGCTAACCCTTGGCCCATTGTGATCACGATGCCGAAATAGTAATGCATCGACGGCTCTAAGCCGCGCACCGGCAGCTCCCAATCTGCAATGTAAGTTACCTTCCTGCGCCCGTGGCAAGTCCTCACGAAACCCCCCCACTTTTTCCAAACATGAACGTCGGTGCAGCGGATTCTCGGTACCGACCGGATGGTTGAGGAGAAAGATGAACGCATCGGCTGTGGGCGTGGGTAATACGATACGCTTGATCGGACATGCCGGCCGTGTGTCGCCGAACAACAAACCTCTGCATAGCACAATGTCCGCCTCATCGGCCAATAGCATCGGTAATTGCATCGCTATTTTCATTGGCTCCAGCAGATCATCCGCATCGAGAAATTGAATGAATTCGCCACCCGATAGCCGCAGTGCTTGATTGCGGGCAGCGCAGGCGCCTCGCTTTGGTCCAGTCTCACATCGAATTCGCCTGCCAAAGGATCGAATAACATCCAAACTTCCATCCGTGGAACCATCGTCCACAACCACGACTTCAATTCTGGGATAAGTTTGCGCTAGCGCGCTTTCTATCGCCTCGCCAACATATTTTTCCGCGTTAAAACATGGAATCAGTATGCTGACCAAGGGTTCATTGATCGGTCGCATGCTCGAAAGAGGTGACGTGACTGGCATCTATTTTATCGACACGCTAAAACGCCCAGTCCAGATCCTTGTCCACACGAAACTGTTCCGTTCCGTGCAATCTATGGTCCACGCTCGTTAGATGGAGCAAAGGAACACCCCCGAAAAACGACGCCCACAAAGAAAATGTGCTCGGTGGACCGATGATATAATCACACGACGCGAGAGCGTATAAGTCGCAGATCGCCGTGCCGCTGCCGATAGCTACTGGCAGCGATCCAAAAGCATCGGGCTCATATCGTTCGTCAGAACAAACGAGGAACTTTACCGCACGTCCCTTTAGCATCGCTTGCATCTCGCGCATCCATCGCACATAGGCGCCCACGTCAAAAAAGTATCGACCATTTCTCCACCGTGCGTAATCCTTTTGTCGCACGTGTACTCCCACCAACACGTCGCAGTTTTGCTTTGCCGATTTGACAACAGACCGAACCTCGCGAAGAAAAATCTGCCGCGGCCGGAAAAACCTCCGAATGATCGATGCATGATGTGAAAGGGCAACAGGCGCGCGGAAATGCCAGCCATCCAAGATCACAAAATGACGCTCACGCATCGCACTCACGACTGTTGGATTGTCCAAATTGCACCACTCGCTCCAGCCTATTGATACGTCTTGGACACGACGCTGCAGATACCTTTTCAAAGCATCGTGCTTGGACATGTATCCGCGTAGGAGTCGACACGTATGGGCAACTTTCCCTCGAAAAGTAGCTAATTGCGGAATGGGAAGCAGCGGAAGGGTTGGATATCCGCAGAATAAACTGCCCCGGGTCCTGCCGAACAGATGGGCATAGGGCGTGAAAGCGATGTTGACGACCTTGAACTTGTTTTCGATAGCGGCGGCCATGACATGAGCGGAAAGCAGTAGGCTGTTAGCAAGTTGTCCGACGTGATTGGCAATAATTAATCGCGTCGAGAATCTTATCATGTCGTCTCGGCGTTGATTCATTGTGGTTTCTGGAACCAAAAACACCCGCAACCATAAGTCTGCGAGTCCGCCATACTCTCTGGTGCATCGATGATCAAACCGCCCTGATCCTCCTTGTCGGGCACAAGCGCGAACTCCTTAAGTTCAAGGTCATTAAAATACGCGCGAATCTGATGGTATGCATAAATTCGATGGGCATTGAACTGGATCCGCGGCTCCCCTATCGGCACGACAAATAGCAGTGAACCAGCTGGTGCCAATACTCGTTTGAGCTCCGCAATCGACTTAATGTCACCATCGGGATCCAGCCGATCGCCGTACCGGCCTAACCCGATGTGCTCCACCGTATGCATGCAGGAGAGGGATGCGACAGATGCGTCGGCAAAAGGTAATGAGAGCAGATCACCCTGTCCGCATTCGAGTCCAGATAAACTGAGACGCGCCGGACGATAATCGAGGAACTTGATAGGTAAGAACGCAGAAACAATCGCAGAAAAATATAACTTCGAAGAAACATCGATATGGACTGCCGGTCGTAGCTGGGCAAGAACGCGTGCGGCCCATGCGGGATGGTAAATGTAGTGACGGTCAAATCTGGTCGTGGGAGTGTTGTCCGTCAGGCAAAGACGACGGTCACTCCAACGAATGGGCATTTGTCTATTTCGAACCGACGATAACTCAGAGAATTTGAAAAAGTCTCTTCTGAACTTTCGTGCAGCCGACATTCGACTTGCGCGATTGCACAGTGATGCGATAGGTCTTGCGCTCCGCAGCCGATACATTACTCGTCGCGTCATGACGTTCAGATCAATGGGTAACCGCATCCCCCGCTGCGGCGGCTACATGGCAATTTGTCTTCGCCTCGGGTCGAACATTTGGCTTATCGCTTTGGCAAATGTCTAATTCGTACATTCAATCTGCCAACTCTGCTTCGCAAAGACGATTCCACCCACATATCGACCGTAATTACCGAAAAAGTCGGTCGGCATCACAGTAAATTGAAGGGCATCTTCAATGACGTCTAAAAAGCAATCCTTACTCCCCAAGGCAAGCTTAACGCTGTAGCGGCCCGGCACGAGTTCCTGCCTCGGAACGCTACATATAAAGCGGAACTTGCCGCGGACGGACCGAGGCAATTGGGTCGATGGGTCACACACGGTGTTAAACGACATCACGCGGAGTCCTCGGAAATCGCTAATTCCAATTCCCAAATTTGGCTCGTCGACCTGTTCGCAGACACATTCAACGACCAGGGAAATAGGCGCGCCGATTGGAAACTTTCCATCTGCACCTTCGACGCTATTGATCGACGCGCTGGTTATGCATGCGCGTCCTTTAAAAGTGCTCAATTCCTCCGCCGTTCTCTGAAAACTTCCCAAGGTAGCTGAATGGGCGGCATTGAAGTAGCGGCCTATGGCGTCGCACGGCTTTCCGTCAAATATAATTTGCCCCGACTGCAGCAAAATCACGCGCGTACATAGTGTTTCGACTGCCGCACTGTTGTGACTTACAAACAAAACCGTGCGTCCATCATGTGCCACTTCTCCCATTTTACCAATACACTTTTGCTGGAACGCGGCATCACCGACGGCTAGGACTTCATCGACAATGACAATCTCTGGATCCAGATGGGCCGCAACCGAAAAAGCCAATCGCGTGTACATACCACTGGAAAACCGCTTGACAGGGGTGTCGATGAATTTTTCGACCTCGGCAAAGCTGACGATTTCGTCGAATTTCGCGGTCGTTTCTCGCTTGCTCATCCCCAACATGGCGCCTTTGAGAAACACGTTTTCGCGACCAGTGAGTTCCGGATGGAAACCGCCACCGACTTCCAGCAGGCTACCAACTCGTCCATCCAAAGTCGCCATGCCGGTGGTCGGTTCGGTGATCTGAGAAAGGATTTTTAAGAGGGTACTCTTACCGGCACCATTGCGTCCGATAATGCCCACGATTTCGCCCTGCTGCACCTCGAAGTTGATTTCGCGCAGTGCCCAAAACCTGTGATTTTGGCGCGCTCGGCCCGAAAGGTGCCGAAAACGCCGCCACGGCGCTGAAGCTGCCGACACGATCGCTTCGCGCAAAGTCCGGTAGCCCGGCTCGGAAACCCCAACTTGATATTCCTTGCCGATATCTTCGACGCGAATAACTGGTGTGTTCATGGGTTGCGTGTCGAAATGCTCGCGAGTTAAAGTTCGCCGTTGTTACTTTAAGATGACCAATCAAATAACGTCTGCAAAGCGCCGTTCAACACGTCTGAAATACAGCACCCCGACTACCACCACAACAATGGTTACGATTAGCGAAACGCCCACACAATCCCAGCGAACGGCGTCGCCCAATATAGCGCTGCGAAATCCCGTAAGCCAGCCGACGGCGGGATTGAGCGCATAGATCAATTGATACTTTTGCGGAACAACACTTAGAGGATAGGCTACAGGACTGGCGAACATCCACAATTGCACGATGAATGGTATTACATAGCGAAAATCGCGATACACGACCGATAAGGCCGCCAAAAGTGATCCGACGCCAAGCGCTAAAATTGCAGTCCCTAGCACAAAAAGCGGAAGCATGGCTAAACCCGAGGTGAAGGCAACGCCGTACTTCACCATCAGCACGATCAGTACGCTACTGGCAACAAAGAGATCGACCAAGCCACTGCCGATGTTCGAAAGCGGATAAAATAACCTGGGAAAATACACTTTAGTCAATAACGTCGAAGCACTTACTAAACTACCGCCAGCTTGGGTTACTGAACTAGAAAAGAACTGCCACAGGAGCAAACCGGAGAACACAAAAATGGGATACGGCACGTCGACATTCTTCGACATCCCTCCGAAGCGACCGAAAAATGTACTGAATACAACCATCGACATGACTGGCTGAATAATGGCCCACAGGGCGCCTAGCACCGTCTGCTTGTACCGGACTTTGACATCGCGCCAAACCAAAAAGTACAGCAGTTCGCGGTATCGCCACAGTTCCCGGAAATCGATGGCGCGCCAGCCGGAAGTCGGCTTAATAATCAGGCGGTGCGATCGTGGCGATTCCGTTTGCAACGCACCGTTCGTGTTGCCAAACCCCTCTACAGGAAGTTGTTCAATGAGTTGCATAGATTAGTAAAGCAAAGCGACTGCGACGTGCTTCGACGTCAGCTTCGGACTCACAATTACCCCGTCCTCCGATTGCTGGTCATTCATCAGCAGTCCATCCAAACGCGGCTTTCAAATCACTATCCTTGAATCGTCGCCGTGTCGAGGATATCCGTTGGATTTCCCGACTGTCGATGAATTCCAGAGGCGGATTCAGTCAATTTGAGAGGGTTGTGCAAAACCTCAGTGAGCGCCGATTTCGTCGATGCAACGCGGTCAAAAACGGATATTCCACCTAAAGATTGCAACATTTGCGCGAATGACTTTGTTGTATTGCAACGGTTGTAGAACTGTTCCGCGATCTGACGGGCACGGTGGCCCCAAATCTCCAATTTTTCGCGCGAGCTTGCCAGGCCTTTGATCGTAGCGGCTAGTTTTGCGGAATCACCGGGTGGACTGACAATGCCCACCTCGAACCGCTCGACCAACTCGGCAAGTTCGCAAGTGTGGGGTGCCACGGCGAGCACCGGACTTCCAGATGACAATACGCCGTACAATTTGCTGGGCATCAAACAGTTGACGACACGCGGATCGACCGGCACCAAATGCACGTCTGCTGCGCTAAGACTTTCTGCCAACATTTCCTTAGGCTGGTACGGTAAAAAGTGAACGTTGTCAAGACGCTGCGCCGCAGCTTGCTTAACCAAGCGTTGTTTGATCGCCCCATCGCCGACCAATAGAAACAGAATTTCGGTGCTGTGTCGCAAGTATCCAGCGGCCTCGACAATATCTTCCAACCGTTGGCATTGCCCCAAGTTGCCGGAATACATGACGACAAACTTGTCGACCAAGCCGTGTCGCTGCCGGAAACAGTTGTTTTGTTTGACGGGAATAACTTTTTGTGTGTCGATCCAATTCGGTATGCAACTGATGGTGCTCGCCCGCACACCGGAGCGAACCAATAGGTCGCGCATGTCCCGGCTCAACACGACAATTCGATCGGCGCGAAAATATACCCAAAACATAGCCCGGCGCAGCCAACGTGTCAGAACGTTGTCAGGTAGTTTGCCCAAGGCAATGGCCAGATCAGGATAGATATCTTGCAGATAGACGACAAGCTTTACGCGCCGGAGTTTTTGCAGCAAAAAACCGATGAAACATAATAGCGGTGGATCCGTTTCCACGATGAGGATATCGGGGCGCGGAAGCTTAAGAGCGGCCACCGCTGCCATCCAAAAGAACGAAAGGTAATTCACGGCGCGCCCAATCCAGCTTGCCTTTGACAGCTGCGTGCACGGTATCCGACGAATTCTTACGCCCCGACGTCGAGCCCATCCTGATCGTCGAAAGCAAGTTTCTCCCGCATATTGATTGGGGGGGCCAGCAATTACAGATACGTCAAAGTCTGCGCTCAAATCTTCGCACAGTTCGGTCAATAGTTGACCCGTGGCTTCCACGTCTGGCCAGTAGGACCGATTGATAAAAGCAACATGTGCGCGATGCAAATTCCGAATAGAATCTCCCCCTTGGACCTCGTGCACCCGATGTTGGCAGTTATTGTTGCTCAAATTGTCGCAGATGGGGAGACACGACTTCAGCGAATTCAACGAGTTGGCGTTCTGCCCGGCTGGGGTCATCTCCATCCGCTTGCAGCATGCATTTTATGGCCGGCGGCCGAGACTTGCCCACGCTTACGGTTTTCTGAAGGCTTTGGCGAATGTCGTCATCGTCGAGCGCAATGGAGTCGCCAAGCGTCACCCAATAAAGTACCGCAATTCGCTCCGTGCGTTTTTCCAGGATTAGCATTCTCGCGGTGAAGGAGCCCGGTCCGTCAGCAAATATTCGTACAGGTTGCCGGCTTACTATATCCCAACCGGCAGCCGGGTAGCAAATCTCGGGCTTGTGTGGGATTGCAACATCGTAATTCAACCATACTCCCAAATTCATATCAATTCGATCGCCCACTGGGTTCTTGTAAGTACGGTTGATCATTTGGTATGCTCCGGTCCGCCGGAACAATCGTCGATCCAGTTCAATATCCGAACCTCTCCACTCGTCGATTCTCAGTGGCATCGTGCTGAGCGCGGTTTCGGGAGGAGCGGCCGACTGTTCCAGCAGGCTATGGCGAGTGACGCGGATCGCCAATTCGGATCCGAGAATGAGTGTAAGTGCAATAATCAATCGCATGGTGGATGATTCATTGGGTTACTTGCATGATTGGTGGTAATCTCCGAACTTCTTCTAACTGCTTGCCGGCAGACCGGGGCTCATCGTTCCGTGCATCTCCCGAAGAGCTATCTCCCACGGGGTCAACCGCACCCAGCATGATCACTTCTTGGAATTGCGTCTCAAATGCCGGCAGCGCGCTGAACAGCTTCGCGAGCAACGCGCTCGCGGAATCGCCGTTGTGAAATCCACCAATTGACAGTCTGCCCAGCGGTCGGTTGCCGTTGCCAAGTGGAATTTTGATTTCCCATTGTGGTTGTAGGTCCGTATCCTCCGCTTTTGTCCAGGACACATGGTAATATTCCTGGCAGACTGGAATATCCACATCGAGACGCATCCGGGTCAGGTTAAATGGTTCTGTGAAATCCAACAGCGAATCCCACAAACGCTCCCAGGGGCGAGACCCCTGCAGCCTCACTTCCTGCTGCTGCGGGGAGATTTTCTCTCGATCGCGCCCTGGAATCAGCGAGTGGGCAAGCGCTCGCAGCTTCCCGCTAAGCAATTGCAACTCTCCGTAACCGAATGATCTCGTGGCCACCAACACTCCAATCACTGAAATCACGCTAATGACCGCAAACACGTCGCTCTTCATCGACACGCTGGTTAGGGCGCCCAAACACGTGGCGAGACATGCCAAGACGATGAAATATAAGGTTCGCCTCGTACTCCCGGCGATCTGCTGCAGACAATGGTGCAGATGTCCCCGGTCCGTGGTGTAAATACTTCGTCCAGTCAACTTGCGTCGGACAATCGCAGCGAACGTATCCAATAGCGGAATGCTCCAAGCGGCCAGGGGTGCAGCCAATCCTGTGAGCGTGGGCCCCTTCAGCGATGCTCGAATCGAAATCGCGCCTAGCCAGAGCCCGATGAACATACTGCCTGCATCGCCTAAATACATTCGCGCTGGGGGGAAGTTAAATGGCAGAAATCCTGCAAGCGCGCCTCCCATCATCGACAATAATAGCGCTTCGACAAAATGGCCATTCAGGAAGGCCAAACAGGCCAAGGTGGTGCTCAAAATTAAACCAATTGTGCTTGCTAATCCATCGATCCCATCAATCAAGTTGAGCGAGTTTACCGCTAACAGTAACCAGCCCAAAGTAATCGGAACGGACAGCAAACCGAGCTCTATCTGCACCCCAAACAGGTTCACCGCTCGAACTTGATAGCCGAAGTTGATCAACAGGCTGGCGATCGCAATTTGGCCGATTAGCTTATGTCGCCCGCGGAGTTGGAATAGATCATCGAGCAGGCCCAACAGCACGATCAGGAAACTGGCTAGGAATACGCCCAGCAAGCTCCACGACTGCTCGGCGAATAAATCTCCCAGGCTCATCTCGCAGACTGCCATCAAACACATACTGACCCAAATTGCGAGCCAAATACCGACGCCGCCACCAAGTGCAACGGGACGGTCGTGCAATTTTCGTTGGCTATCGGGGCGATCAACAAAACCACAACGAATAGCTAGGAGACTCACTCCCGTCATCGATAGGTAACTTATCGCCGCCGCGACAATTCCTGTGAAGATAATCAGTATCGGTGTAATAGGAGCCATAATTACTCGCCCGTCGTCCCCATCTCGATTGGTTCTGCATTGCCGTTGAATAGCTGACGGTACCGATCGGTTAAACCGTAAACATAAGCAGGCCTGCAGCTCACGACCCCCCCCAGCACATGCACGCCCACTTGCTCTAACCGTGCCCGCGCTTCCATGATCTGATAACTCTGGCTGACGTCGCGCATCACGGCCAAGATTGCCGCATCGGCAAATTGCCCAATCACCAACGTGTCGACGGCCGGTAGGATAGGACAACTATCCACGATGATGATGTCAAATTGCGATCTCAGCTCCCCGAAAACCGCTTCCACTGCCTTTCGTTTGCTGGACAGCAGTTCATTGGAGCCCGAGCGAATGCCGCCAACCGGCAGGTGGTAGAGGTGTGCTTCT from Pirellulales bacterium harbors:
- a CDS encoding MraY family glycosyltransferase, with the protein product MAPITPILIIFTGIVAAAISYLSMTGVSLLAIRCGFVDRPDSQRKLHDRPVALGGGVGIWLAIWVSMCLMAVCEMSLGDLFAEQSWSLLGVFLASFLIVLLGLLDDLFQLRGRHKLIGQIAIASLLINFGYQVRAVNLFGVQIELGLLSVPITLGWLLLAVNSLNLIDGIDGLASTIGLILSTTLACLAFLNGHFVEALLLSMMGGALAGFLPFNFPPARMYLGDAGSMFIGLWLGAISIRASLKGPTLTGLAAPLAAWSIPLLDTFAAIVRRKLTGRSIYTTDRGHLHHCLQQIAGSTRRTLYFIVLACLATCLGALTSVSMKSDVFAVISVISVIGVLVATRSFGYGELQLLSGKLRALAHSLIPGRDREKISPQQQEVRLQGSRPWERLWDSLLDFTEPFNLTRMRLDVDIPVCQEYYHVSWTKAEDTDLQPQWEIKIPLGNGNRPLGRLSIGGFHNGDSASALLAKLFSALPAFETQFQEVIMLGAVDPVGDSSSGDARNDEPRSAGKQLEEVRRLPPIMQVTQ
- a CDS encoding EpsI family protein; translation: MRLIIALTLILGSELAIRVTRHSLLEQSAAPPETALSTMPLRIDEWRGSDIELDRRLFRRTGAYQMINRTYKNPVGDRIDMNLGVWLNYDVAIPHKPEICYPAAGWDIVSRQPVRIFADGPGSFTARMLILEKRTERIAVLYWVTLGDSIALDDDDIRQSLQKTVSVGKSRPPAIKCMLQADGDDPSRAERQLVEFAEVVSPHLRQFEQQ